Proteins from one Pseudomonas sp. KBS0710 genomic window:
- a CDS encoding efflux RND transporter periplasmic adaptor subunit yields MTTNKKYLLGAVIVVLLAGAGIALRSPATGQPAATEQWLAVKPDPLVHQIGLVGKIEPDTTITLTAPFDGNVQANLVEQGQRVEAGQVLLRMDPSTLEVQLRDALSAQLKARRTVQEMQDWDSSPAVSRARRSLRTAEMTAGNTQRKLTESENLFKRGIIPRNELDDLKQQTQQQQLDLASARSELQQAQDQGKGEYRQIAEMELTNATVKYDALHKLLEGKEVKAPFSGIVVPAPGSNNSSPGGANNNAPVQAGSKVSQGQVLFGLANIERLKIVAKVSELDINQLHQGQAVEVMGDGFDGERLTGSVSVVSGLAIASDSQGSAQFPVTLSIPTLTAQQLQRVRLGMSARLTIVTYNNAQAIVVPSQAIQADMSVEYRAAMDQPVERVKITTGQSTAEGVEVFGLKPGFVKVSR; encoded by the coding sequence ATGACTACTAATAAAAAATACCTGCTGGGTGCCGTGATCGTCGTGCTGTTGGCGGGTGCAGGCATTGCCCTGCGCAGCCCGGCTACCGGCCAGCCGGCCGCAACCGAGCAATGGCTGGCGGTCAAGCCCGACCCGCTGGTGCACCAGATCGGCCTGGTGGGCAAGATCGAACCCGACACCACCATCACCCTCACCGCGCCGTTCGACGGCAATGTGCAGGCCAATCTGGTGGAACAAGGCCAACGCGTCGAGGCCGGCCAGGTACTGTTGCGCATGGACCCGTCCACCCTCGAAGTGCAACTGCGTGACGCGCTCTCCGCCCAGCTCAAGGCTCGACGCACCGTGCAAGAGATGCAGGATTGGGACAGCAGCCCCGCAGTGAGCCGCGCACGCCGCAGCCTGCGCACCGCAGAAATGACCGCCGGCAACACCCAGCGCAAACTCACCGAGAGTGAAAACCTGTTCAAGCGCGGCATCATCCCGCGCAACGAGCTGGACGATCTCAAACAGCAGACCCAACAGCAACAACTGGACCTCGCTTCGGCCCGCAGCGAGCTGCAGCAGGCGCAGGATCAGGGCAAAGGCGAATACCGGCAGATCGCCGAGATGGAGTTGACCAACGCCACGGTGAAATACGACGCCTTGCATAAGCTGCTGGAAGGCAAGGAGGTCAAGGCGCCCTTCTCCGGCATCGTGGTGCCGGCGCCGGGCAGCAATAACTCATCGCCGGGTGGAGCCAATAACAACGCGCCGGTGCAGGCTGGCAGCAAAGTCAGCCAAGGGCAGGTGCTGTTCGGACTGGCCAATATCGAACGGCTGAAAATCGTTGCCAAAGTGTCGGAGCTGGACATCAACCAACTGCACCAGGGCCAGGCGGTGGAAGTAATGGGTGATGGCTTTGACGGCGAGCGCCTGACCGGCTCCGTCAGCGTGGTCAGCGGCCTGGCGATTGCCAGCGACAGCCAGGGCAGCGCGCAGTTTCCCGTAACCTTGTCGATCCCCACGCTCACTGCGCAGCAATTGCAGCGGGTGCGGCTGGGGATGAGCGCGCGGTTGACCATCGTCACTTACAACAATGCGCAGGCGATTGTGGTGCCCAGCCAGGCGATCCAGGCGGACATGAGCGTGGAGTATCGCGCGGCGATGGATCAGCCGGTTGAGCGGGTGAAAATCACCACAGGGCAGTCAACCGCCGAAGGTGTCGAGGTGTTTGGGCTCAAGCCTGGTTTTGTAAAAGTCTCAAGATAA
- a CDS encoding TolC family protein, with product MNKWLWLLALASLPAMATDVVIKPSAPSTTRSGYDRSVSLNNQVTTMTLGDAVYLGLRKNPAIRSAYLQRVAQKFDLRVAEDTFNPKLSLNSYYRQSRGSADNARNANLAPRATLLSEYGTQLSMAWTQQLNNADRAGRYRSDGLDLTLIQPLMRGGGWDATTAPLRLSRLAEQANRLNLKATVAQTISQIIATYRELLRAQEQLSIVQDALKRSNTLLEVNKALISAGRMAEFEIVQTEADIATQQLGVEEAQNQLDTSRLALLRLLALDLSTPIRASEALEAKPMAIDKRQAFNLAQNQQPEYLAALLGSQQADLNLVIAKDSGRWQVDLVAGANQLRDAYSNNDSGNNNNRTWNSYAGVQVQIPIGDISTRQAEVRARVNVEDQEIRITDARQELERSVNDVVRDLGTRWRQYEISQRAVELSRRKIEIEREKLSAGRSTNFQVLSYETDLRNAENARLNALIAYLNAQTQLDLTLGMTLESWEIALNDY from the coding sequence ATGAATAAATGGCTGTGGTTACTCGCCCTGGCAAGCCTGCCGGCCATGGCCACCGACGTGGTGATCAAGCCGTCGGCGCCGAGCACCACCCGCAGCGGTTATGACCGCAGTGTGTCGCTCAATAACCAGGTCACGACGATGACCCTGGGTGATGCGGTGTACCTGGGCCTGCGCAAAAACCCGGCGATCCGCAGCGCGTACCTGCAACGCGTGGCGCAAAAGTTCGACCTGCGGGTGGCCGAAGACACCTTCAACCCCAAGCTCTCACTCAACAGTTATTACCGCCAAAGTCGCGGCTCGGCCGACAACGCGCGCAATGCCAACCTGGCGCCCAGAGCGACTTTGCTCAGTGAATACGGCACCCAGTTGAGCATGGCCTGGACCCAGCAACTGAACAACGCCGATCGCGCCGGCCGCTACCGCAGCGACGGCCTCGACCTCACGCTGATTCAACCGCTGATGCGCGGTGGCGGCTGGGACGCCACCACCGCGCCGCTGCGCCTGTCGCGCCTGGCGGAGCAGGCCAACCGCCTGAACCTCAAGGCCACCGTGGCGCAGACCATCAGCCAGATCATCGCCACCTACCGTGAACTGCTGCGCGCCCAGGAGCAGTTGAGCATCGTCCAGGACGCGCTCAAACGCTCCAACACCTTGCTGGAAGTGAACAAGGCGCTGATCAGCGCAGGGCGCATGGCCGAGTTTGAAATCGTGCAGACCGAAGCCGATATCGCCACCCAGCAACTGGGCGTGGAAGAGGCCCAAAACCAACTCGACACCAGCCGCCTGGCCCTGCTGCGCTTGCTGGCGCTGGACTTGTCCACGCCGATCCGCGCCAGCGAAGCCCTGGAAGCCAAGCCGATGGCCATCGACAAACGCCAGGCCTTCAACCTGGCGCAGAACCAGCAGCCGGAGTACCTCGCCGCCCTGCTTGGCAGTCAGCAGGCCGACCTTAACCTGGTGATCGCCAAGGACTCCGGGCGCTGGCAGGTGGACCTGGTGGCCGGCGCCAACCAACTACGCGACGCCTACAGCAACAATGACAGCGGCAACAACAATAACCGCACGTGGAACAGCTACGCCGGGGTGCAGGTACAGATTCCTATCGGCGACATCAGCACCCGCCAGGCCGAGGTGCGCGCGCGGGTGAATGTAGAAGACCAGGAGATCCGCATCACCGACGCGCGCCAGGAGCTGGAGCGCAGTGTCAACGACGTGGTGCGCGACCTGGGCACGCGTTGGCGCCAATATGAAATCTCTCAGCGCGCCGTCGAGCTGTCGCGGCGCAAGATCGAAATCGAGCGGGAAAAACTCAGCGCCGGACGCTCCACTAACTTCCAGGTGTTGAGCTACGAGACTGACCTGCGCAACGCCGAAAACGCGCGGCTCAATGCACTGATCGCTTATCTGAACGCCCAGACCCAGCTCGATTTGACCCTGGGCATGACGCTGGAAAGTTGGGAAATCGCCCTCAATGACTACTAA
- a CDS encoding ABC transporter permease, with amino-acid sequence MSQRVEQSLSQLLHEAFVSLRTLGKRSILALLGIVIGSSSVVALINIGHNAAVDAAMIFKDMGTDTLIAQFPPKGNSNAPMRASLDLDAVRQAVPGIAHIGALSLFSGPLVFQGRTANANFVGSTADIKDAMRLALREGRFLSAFDANETYGVVGDQVAQALGTPGNPLRLGDRVRINDYLFLVVGILHNQPRAMLMPVQANESLFIPAEGMRRIYPTPQIGNVIIRAAPGQDMERIAREAAVALKSQLTDHDVDIQVPQQMIDGMTRQSRTFAYLLLALGAISLVGGGVGVMNVMLMNVSERRREIGIRMALGARQRDIRNLFLLEAVTLTAVGALCGAVLGMTAAWLYAWLSGWEFALAAAALPLGVGSTLLVGLFFGIYPAVSASRLQPVEALRDE; translated from the coding sequence ATGAGCCAGCGGGTCGAACAGAGCCTGAGCCAATTGCTGCATGAAGCCTTTGTGAGCCTGCGCACCTTGGGCAAACGTTCGATCCTGGCGTTACTGGGCATTGTGATCGGCAGCTCATCGGTGGTGGCCCTGATCAATATCGGCCATAACGCGGCGGTGGACGCGGCGATGATTTTCAAGGACATGGGCACCGACACCCTGATCGCCCAGTTCCCGCCCAAAGGCAACAGCAATGCGCCGATGCGCGCCAGCCTTGACCTGGACGCGGTGCGCCAGGCGGTGCCGGGCATTGCCCATATCGGCGCGCTCAGCCTGTTCAGCGGGCCGCTGGTGTTCCAGGGCCGCACGGCCAACGCCAACTTTGTCGGCAGCACCGCGGATATCAAGGACGCCATGCGCCTGGCCCTGCGTGAGGGGCGTTTTCTGTCCGCCTTCGACGCCAACGAAACCTATGGCGTGGTCGGCGATCAGGTCGCCCAGGCCTTGGGCACGCCGGGCAACCCGCTGAGGCTGGGCGACCGCGTGCGTATCAACGATTACCTGTTCCTGGTGGTAGGCATCCTGCACAACCAGCCCCGGGCGATGCTGATGCCGGTGCAGGCCAACGAATCGCTGTTTATCCCCGCCGAAGGCATGCGACGCATCTACCCGACGCCGCAGATCGGCAATGTGATCATCCGCGCCGCGCCCGGCCAGGACATGGAGCGCATCGCCCGTGAGGCCGCCGTTGCCCTGAAAAGCCAGCTCACCGACCACGATGTCGACATTCAGGTGCCCCAGCAAATGATCGATGGCATGACCCGGCAAAGCCGCACGTTCGCCTACTTGCTGCTGGCGCTGGGTGCGATTTCCCTGGTCGGCGGCGGTGTCGGCGTGATGAATGTGATGCTGATGAATGTTTCGGAACGCCGCCGTGAAATCGGCATCCGCATGGCCCTCGGCGCGCGCCAGCGCGACATCCGCAATCTGTTTTTGCTCGAAGCGGTCACCCTGACGGCGGTGGGCGCGCTGTGTGGTGCAGTGCTGGGCATGACCGCCGCCTGGCTCTACGCCTGGCTGTCGGGCTGGGAATTTGCCCTGGCCGCCGCCGCGCTGCCACTGGGCGTGGGCAGCACCTTGCTGGTGGGTTTGTTCTTTGGCATCTACCCGGCAGTCTCGGCCTCGCGGCTGCAGCCGGTGGAGGCCTTGCGCGATGAATAA
- a CDS encoding ABC transporter ATP-binding protein: protein MMTETPAHPGLISLQGIGKSYQLAGQHLSILNDVCLSIARGDSCGILGASGSGKSTLLNILGLLDLPDGGQYHFAGHDIFSATPDELAAIRNQQIGFVFQSFNLLPRLSALDNVALPLSYRGVSRHESVEQALRMLEQVGLAERAHHRPADLSGGQRQRVAIARALVGKPSVILADEPTGNLDSTTAQEIMDLLLALNREQQVTLIIVTHDAHIAERLERKILVRNGVVHEAGRL from the coding sequence ATGATGACAGAGACCCCCGCGCACCCAGGCTTGATCTCCCTGCAAGGCATCGGCAAAAGCTATCAGCTCGCCGGGCAACACCTGTCGATTCTCAATGACGTGTGCCTGTCCATCGCTCGCGGCGACAGCTGCGGCATTCTTGGTGCCTCAGGCTCGGGCAAAAGTACCCTGCTCAATATTCTTGGCCTGCTGGACCTGCCCGACGGCGGCCAGTACCACTTTGCCGGCCACGATATCTTCAGCGCCACACCCGACGAGCTGGCGGCGATCCGTAACCAGCAAATCGGCTTTGTGTTCCAGAGCTTCAACCTGCTGCCACGCCTCAGCGCCCTGGACAACGTCGCCCTGCCCCTCAGTTACCGTGGCGTGTCGCGCCATGAGTCGGTGGAACAGGCGCTGCGCATGCTCGAACAAGTCGGCCTGGCCGAGCGCGCCCACCACCGCCCGGCCGACCTTTCCGGCGGCCAGCGCCAACGTGTGGCGATTGCCCGTGCGCTGGTCGGCAAGCCGTCGGTGATCCTGGCCGACGAACCCACCGGCAACCTCGACAGCACCACGGCGCAGGAGATCATGGATCTGTTGCTGGCCCTGAATCGCGAGCAACAGGTAACGCTGATTATCGTCACCCATGATGCGCACATCGCCGAGCGCCTGGAACGCAAGATCCTGGTGCGCAATGGCGTGGTGCATGAGGCTGGGCGCCTATGA